In Candidatus Sedimenticola sp. (ex Thyasira tokunagai), the following proteins share a genomic window:
- a CDS encoding DciA family protein, with product MKKKLRSLAECLNTGTTMQALLSRSRKQQQLLQQVQSMLPEPLCEHCVGAVKSASRLLIYVDSSAWAGRLRFISRELTTKLNESGLRVERITVRVMLSPKPRRRTENRRLRQLSADNASLIIETAEAIDDPELQAAMKRLARHRK from the coding sequence ATGAAAAAAAAATTGCGCTCTCTTGCTGAGTGTCTCAACACCGGCACCACAATGCAGGCACTGCTTTCTCGTTCCCGCAAGCAGCAACAGTTGCTACAACAGGTGCAATCGATGTTGCCTGAGCCACTCTGTGAGCACTGTGTAGGTGCGGTGAAAAGCGCCTCACGGCTGCTGATCTATGTCGACTCCTCCGCCTGGGCCGGCCGACTCCGTTTTATCAGCAGAGAACTCACCACAAAACTCAATGAGAGTGGCCTCCGGGTGGAGCGAATCACTGTCAGGGTAATGCTCTCCCCCAAACCCCGCAGACGAACAGAAAACCGCAGACTAAGGCAACTCTCTGCTGACAACGCCTCTCTTATTATCGAAACAGCGGAAGCTATCGACGATCCGGAGCTCCAAGCGGCCATGAAACGACTGGCACGGCACCGCAAATAG
- a CDS encoding M23 family metallopeptidase encodes MKIILLSKLCRQSGSRPLSLTKLVAALVLLFVGVTSGGIWAGYQLGVDAGVAHSTAEGGEGMLRQVLAAQQEEIFETRRQSQEHLDALALRLGQMQSNILRIDALGERLAKKGGLDITEFSFGQEPGQGGIDPAVSAQSVEVSELLADMERLSRSIDDRAHKLELMEVLIFNTGVHQDLKPSGRPVTKGWVSSRYGYRKDPFTGKKAFHRGVDVAGKKNSDIIAVAAGVVTWAGEKSNYGSLVEIRHADGYMTRYGHNSKLLVKSGELVTKGQVIATMGSSGRSTGPHVHFEIARNGQTINPSKYLRSK; translated from the coding sequence ATGAAGATTATACTCCTATCCAAGCTTTGCAGGCAGTCGGGCAGTCGTCCGCTGTCACTTACCAAACTGGTGGCAGCCCTGGTTCTCCTATTTGTCGGTGTGACCAGCGGTGGCATCTGGGCCGGCTATCAGCTGGGTGTTGATGCCGGTGTGGCACACTCAACTGCTGAAGGTGGAGAGGGTATGTTGCGACAGGTATTGGCGGCCCAGCAGGAGGAGATTTTCGAGACTCGCAGGCAGAGCCAGGAGCACCTGGATGCTTTAGCGTTGCGCCTCGGGCAGATGCAGTCGAATATCCTGCGTATCGATGCCCTGGGTGAGCGACTAGCAAAAAAGGGCGGACTGGATATTACAGAGTTCAGTTTTGGTCAGGAACCCGGCCAGGGTGGTATCGATCCCGCCGTCTCGGCGCAGTCGGTCGAAGTGTCGGAGCTGCTTGCGGATATGGAGCGGCTTTCACGCAGTATTGATGACCGTGCTCACAAACTGGAACTGATGGAAGTGCTGATTTTCAATACTGGAGTTCATCAGGATCTCAAACCATCGGGTCGTCCGGTCACAAAGGGCTGGGTCTCATCCCGTTACGGCTATAGAAAAGACCCTTTCACCGGTAAAAAGGCGTTCCATCGGGGCGTTGATGTAGCGGGAAAAAAGAATTCGGATATTATTGCCGTGGCGGCTGGTGTGGTCACCTGGGCCGGTGAGAAGAGTAACTACGGAAGTCTGGTGGAGATTCGCCATGCCGATGGTTATATGACCCGCTATGGTCATAACAGTAAACTGCTGGTGAAGAGTGGAGAACTGGTGACCAAGGGGCAGGTGATTGCCACTATGGGCTCCAGTGGTCGCTCCACGGGCCCCCATGTCCACTTTGAGATTGCCCGTAATGGACAAACAATCAATCCTTCCAAATACCTGCGTTCCAAGTAG
- the ftsZ gene encoding cell division protein FtsZ, with protein sequence MTFELMDAYSQNAVIKVVGVGGGGGNAIHHMLNANIEGVDFICANTDAQALRNSEVRTLLQLGTNVTKGLGAGADPEVGRDAALEDKERIQEALQGADMVFITAGMGGGTGTGAAPVVAEVARDLGILTVAVVTKPFPFEGGKRMKVAEQGIEELGQYVDSLITIPNEKLLAVLGRDMSLLNAFKSANDVLQGAVQGIAELITRPGLINVDFADVRTVMAEMGVAMMGSGSAKGETRAREAAEEAIRSPLLEDINLSGAKGILVNITAGLDLSIGEFDEVGSTVKEFACDDATVVVGTVIDAEMSDELRVTVVATGLGELSGAVNQPTLEEAAPVRLVNSDIVEPNAEDYRNMDSPTVVRKGRQAAQSFVDAAQEQNMDYLDIPAFLRRQAD encoded by the coding sequence ATGACTTTTGAATTAATGGATGCTTACAGTCAGAACGCGGTAATCAAAGTGGTTGGTGTTGGCGGTGGTGGCGGAAATGCCATCCACCATATGTTGAACGCCAATATTGAAGGCGTTGACTTCATCTGTGCCAACACGGATGCTCAGGCACTGCGCAACAGTGAGGTACGTACCTTGCTGCAGTTGGGTACCAATGTGACCAAGGGACTTGGCGCGGGTGCTGACCCGGAGGTTGGGCGTGATGCGGCACTGGAAGATAAAGAGAGAATTCAGGAAGCGCTGCAGGGTGCAGACATGGTGTTTATCACAGCAGGTATGGGTGGTGGAACCGGTACGGGGGCGGCACCGGTAGTGGCTGAAGTGGCACGCGACCTTGGTATTCTTACCGTGGCTGTAGTCACCAAGCCGTTCCCGTTCGAAGGCGGTAAACGGATGAAGGTGGCGGAACAGGGGATCGAGGAGCTGGGCCAGTATGTGGACTCGCTGATTACCATTCCGAACGAGAAGCTCCTGGCGGTGCTGGGTCGGGATATGAGCCTCCTTAATGCCTTTAAGTCGGCTAACGACGTGTTGCAAGGTGCGGTTCAGGGTATTGCAGAGCTGATCACCCGCCCCGGTCTGATCAATGTCGACTTTGCCGATGTGCGTACAGTGATGGCTGAGATGGGTGTTGCCATGATGGGTTCCGGTAGCGCCAAGGGAGAGACGCGCGCACGGGAAGCGGCGGAAGAGGCGATTCGCAGTCCATTACTTGAAGATATCAACCTCTCTGGAGCTAAAGGAATTCTGGTCAATATTACCGCCGGACTCGATCTCTCTATCGGTGAGTTTGATGAGGTCGGCAGCACGGTGAAAGAGTTTGCCTGTGATGATGCTACGGTAGTAGTGGGCACAGTGATCGATGCTGAAATGAGTGATGAATTGCGTGTGACCGTTGTTGCCACCGGGTTGGGTGAGTTGAGTGGTGCAGTCAATCAGCCGACTTTGGAGGAGGCCGCTCCTGTTCGCCTGGTCAATTCAGATATTGTTGAACCGAATGCGGAAGATTATCGCAATATGGATAGCCCAACTGTGGTGCGTAAGGGACGTCAGGCGGCACAATCCTTTGTAGATGCGGCTCAGGAGCAGAATATGGACTACCTGGATATCCCCGCATTTCTTCGTCGGCAAGCTGACTGA
- the lpxC gene encoding UDP-3-O-acyl-N-acetylglucosamine deacetylase, producing the protein MIRQRTLKNVIRATGVGLHTGEKVYLTLRPAAVNTGIIFCRTDLEEPVEIAACPDNVGDTRLSTTLEQDGVKISTVEHLLSAFAGLGIDNAYVDVSAAEVPIMDGSAGPFVFLIQSAGVEEQNAAKRFIRIKRKLVVEDDDKHAAFEPFDGFKVSFGIDFEHPAFVDRSKSAIIDFSSTSFVKEVSRARTFGFLRDIEMLRERELALGGSMDNAIVVDDYRVLNEDGLRYEDEFVKHKILDAIGDLYLLGHSLIGAFSGYKSGHELNNRLLKALLADADAWEEVTFEEEGAGVPISYMKPVQAS; encoded by the coding sequence ATGATACGCCAGCGTACGCTTAAAAATGTAATACGTGCCACTGGAGTGGGCTTGCACACGGGAGAGAAGGTCTACCTGACCTTACGGCCGGCTGCGGTCAATACCGGCATTATTTTTTGCCGGACCGACCTGGAAGAGCCGGTTGAAATAGCCGCTTGTCCAGACAATGTGGGTGATACACGGCTCTCCACCACCCTGGAGCAGGATGGTGTAAAGATCTCAACGGTTGAACACCTGCTCTCTGCATTTGCTGGTCTCGGTATTGATAACGCCTACGTAGACGTTAGTGCCGCTGAAGTACCTATTATGGACGGCAGTGCCGGCCCATTTGTCTTCCTTATTCAATCTGCGGGTGTTGAAGAGCAGAACGCAGCCAAGCGTTTTATTCGTATCAAGCGCAAATTGGTTGTGGAGGATGATGATAAGCATGCCGCCTTCGAGCCATTCGATGGTTTTAAAGTATCGTTTGGTATCGATTTTGAGCATCCTGCATTTGTCGACCGTTCAAAGTCCGCCATTATCGATTTCTCCTCGACCTCTTTTGTCAAAGAGGTGAGTCGTGCTCGTACTTTTGGTTTTCTCCGCGATATCGAAATGTTGCGGGAGCGTGAACTGGCTCTCGGTGGCAGCATGGACAACGCGATCGTTGTTGACGACTACAGGGTGCTCAACGAAGATGGACTCCGTTACGAGGATGAATTTGTAAAACACAAGATCCTCGATGCTATTGGTGATCTCTATCTATTGGGGCATAGCCTGATTGGTGCCTTTAGCGGTTACAAGTCAGGCCATGAGTTGAATAACAGGTTGTTGAAAGCGCTGCTGGCTGATGCAGATGCCTGGGAAGAGGTAACCTTTGAAGAGGAGGGAGCCGGGGTGCCCATCTCCTATATGAAGCCGGTGCAGGCCTCCTGA